The following coding sequences are from one Flavobacteriales bacterium window:
- a CDS encoding MoxR family ATPase, producing the protein MEENQHEDDRPEEQDASESPAQEGQEATREDGLEADGLPDWVADGNAADIGYISTMMMKVQEEASKVLIGQGDLVQKLLVALITGGNVLVEGVPGIAKTMTARTLARCINAEFSRIQFTPDLMPADILGTTVFNVKESEFEFRKGPIFSNLILIDEVNRAPAKTQAALIEVMEERQVTIEGHSYSMEEPFFIMATQNPVEQEGTYKLPEAQMDRFLFRLKLHYPDLESEKAILERFQSDFQQRKEEEVQAVLTKEDLKKAQQIVESVHIKDELIDYLARIVIATRNNGDLYLGASPRASLGILRSAKAMALIKGRGFVTPDDIKEVVYPVLNHRIILSHEREMEGMDTEELIKGLIDDIEVPR; encoded by the coding sequence ATGGAAGAGAACCAACACGAAGACGACCGACCGGAAGAGCAGGATGCATCTGAATCCCCAGCACAGGAAGGACAAGAGGCCACGCGAGAAGACGGCCTAGAAGCCGATGGGCTCCCCGATTGGGTGGCCGATGGAAATGCTGCAGATATCGGATACATCTCCACCATGATGATGAAGGTCCAGGAGGAGGCATCCAAGGTCTTGATCGGTCAGGGGGATCTGGTGCAGAAGCTTCTCGTGGCCCTGATCACCGGAGGAAATGTGCTTGTAGAGGGCGTGCCCGGTATTGCTAAGACCATGACGGCTCGTACTCTGGCTCGTTGTATCAATGCTGAATTCAGCCGTATCCAATTCACTCCTGACCTCATGCCGGCCGACATCCTCGGGACTACGGTCTTCAATGTCAAAGAGAGCGAATTCGAATTCCGCAAGGGTCCCATCTTCTCCAATCTTATCCTCATCGATGAGGTGAACCGGGCACCGGCCAAGACCCAGGCGGCACTGATAGAGGTGATGGAAGAACGGCAAGTGACCATAGAAGGGCATAGCTACAGCATGGAAGAACCCTTCTTCATCATGGCTACTCAGAATCCGGTCGAGCAGGAAGGCACATACAAGCTGCCCGAGGCTCAGATGGACCGATTCCTTTTCCGTCTCAAACTCCACTATCCGGATCTGGAGAGTGAAAAGGCCATCTTGGAGCGCTTCCAATCCGATTTCCAACAACGCAAGGAAGAGGAGGTCCAAGCTGTATTGACCAAGGAGGATCTGAAGAAGGCCCAGCAGATCGTGGAGTCTGTCCATATCAAGGATGAGCTGATCGATTACCTGGCCCGAATCGTCATTGCCACACGGAACAACGGAGACCTATATCTGGGAGCTTCTCCCAGGGCCTCATTGGGCATCCTTCGCTCTGCCAAGGCCATGGCATTGATCAAGGGAAGGGGATTCGTCACTCCGGATGATATCAAGGAGGTGGTCTATCCGGTTCTCAATCACCGCATCATCCTTTCTCATGAGCGCGAGATGGAAGGCATGGATACCGAAGAGCTCATCAAGGGCTTGATCGATGATATCGAAGTGCCTCGATGA
- a CDS encoding DUF58 domain-containing protein, with translation MIHFFRYTHLGPRLLPALGVIAFLFALSFNWGFLFPIAQGLTVLILALLLAEGLILYGGQIRLDAHRDVPQLLSLGDENPVRIHIQNHSAISVEIELVDELPVQLQERRFSKSIRIEENATETLAYHIRPTSRGVYAYGDLQLLVSGPIGLFRRRFTIPASMDCKVYPSIIQMKEFELKAFSRIATSEGVKKLRKMGVSYEFEQINPYVKGDDIRHINWKATARRQELMVNRFETERSQSVYNVICKNREMRMPFHGMSLMDHAVNTTLAVSNIALHKYDKIGLITFSDKIGSMLRASRERKQLKHLMNALYKERERETEANYDLLNLSIRQLAPNRSLIFLYINFESPYALDRALPYLKSISKRHLLVVIFFKNVEVEAYTSSPAKDLRGIYKRTIAQKMVNEKEAMLRKLRQAKIQTILTEPDRLSMRTVDKYLELKGRGLI, from the coding sequence ATGATCCATTTCTTCCGCTATACCCACCTGGGACCACGTTTGCTGCCAGCGCTAGGAGTCATCGCATTCCTCTTTGCGCTGAGTTTTAACTGGGGCTTTCTATTTCCTATTGCGCAAGGTCTGACAGTACTCATACTTGCTCTATTGCTGGCCGAGGGGCTCATCCTATATGGCGGACAGATACGCTTGGATGCCCATCGCGATGTGCCGCAACTACTCTCCCTAGGCGATGAGAATCCAGTACGTATCCATATCCAGAATCACTCGGCCATCTCGGTGGAGATCGAGCTTGTCGATGAGCTACCGGTGCAATTGCAAGAAAGACGCTTCTCGAAGAGTATCCGCATAGAGGAGAATGCTACGGAGACCTTAGCTTATCACATCCGCCCTACCAGCAGAGGGGTCTATGCCTATGGAGATCTCCAGCTTTTGGTATCAGGACCGATCGGCCTGTTCAGGAGGAGATTCACTATTCCTGCCTCCATGGATTGCAAGGTCTATCCGAGTATCATACAGATGAAGGAATTCGAACTGAAGGCCTTCTCACGTATCGCTACGAGTGAAGGGGTCAAGAAGCTGCGCAAGATGGGTGTGAGTTATGAGTTCGAGCAGATCAACCCCTATGTCAAGGGAGACGATATCCGGCATATCAACTGGAAGGCTACGGCCCGCAGACAAGAATTGATGGTCAATCGCTTCGAGACCGAGCGGTCCCAGTCGGTGTACAATGTCATCTGCAAGAACCGCGAGATGCGCATGCCCTTCCATGGCATGAGTCTGATGGATCATGCGGTGAATACCACTCTGGCTGTATCGAATATCGCATTGCACAAATACGACAAGATCGGATTGATCACCTTTTCCGATAAGATCGGCAGCATGCTTCGGGCCAGTCGGGAACGCAAGCAGCTCAAGCATCTGATGAATGCACTCTACAAGGAACGTGAGCGGGAGACCGAGGCCAACTATGACCTGCTCAACCTCAGTATCAGACAATTGGCACCCAACCGGAGTTTGATCTTCTTGTACATCAATTTCGAGAGCCCCTATGCCCTGGATCGCGCCCTGCCTTATCTCAAATCCATCAGCAAGCGGCATCTATTGGTGGTGATATTCTTCAAGAACGTGGAGGTAGAAGCATACACCTCCAGCCCGGCAAAGGATCTTCGAGGCATCTACAAGCGCACTATCGCTCAGAAGATGGTCAATGAGAAAGAGGCCATGCTCCGCAAACTCCGACAGGCCAAGATCCAGACCATTCTCACAGAGCCGGACCGCCTCAGTATGCGCACCGTAGACAAATACCTGGAGCTCAAAGGCAGAGGCTTGATCTGA